A stretch of DNA from Candidatus Dormiibacterota bacterium:
CGTCGAGAACGGCCATGCCGTAAGGCCTTCCCGGCGCCGCACTCTGCGCGCGCACGCGCCACGAAGCGGTCTCGATCTCGTAGATGACGCTAGTCTCCAAGGAGCCGACGTAGAGTATGCCGTCGAGATAGGCGAGCGGCTGCGGGCGGCCGCCCGGCGATGGTTTGCGCTGACGTTCGGTGATGCTATGCATCTTTCAAAGATACGCCCAGAACGCAAGCGTCTCCGCCTACTTCACGCAAAAGAGCGTGACACGAGCTTGGCTATATGCGAGCGATGCTCCGAATTAGTGCCTCAATATTCGGTTTCTCGAGCCTTAAACGCTATCAGAGCTCGTTAATCTTGAAGCAACGAAGGCACGCGTCTCGTCGTCAATAATGTAGACGCTGCATCCTTTCATACCTCGCGTGAGCAGCACGCGATATGAATTCTTGACGATGTCTACGAAGCGCGCTCCGCCCCTTTTTACGGGGCCATCGTGAGATACCGATGGTTGGCCGACCCATTTGCCATCGCGGATAACGAGGTCGTTGGCCCATATTACGCCTGCGTAGTCAAACTCAAAGCCCTGCGCCGTGTATATGCAGCCGATCTGAGCAAACCCATTGGGATCGGTTGCCCAAAAGGTGGCTGATGGAATCCCCTTCGCGAGGCGCGTCGCCTCGGGTCTAGCGTTCCAAGGCCGACGAAACTCGCCGATCTGCACGTCGCTAACGAGGTTCCCTTCATCGGTGGGGTCCGACCATGGCCAGCAGAAGCCGGCCATCATCCGCGCACTCGATCCTTCCGCTTCGCGCTTGGCTAGGTCGGCTTCGAGTTCGAACGGCGTATCGACAATCGAGAAATCGTATTGGCCCGCTTCCAGTTGCGTCTCGCCGGTTTTTCGGATCTCCAATAACTGATCTACCCAATCGATGTATTGCGCCGATCCGCCGCAACGAAATTGCGTACGCAAATCGACGGATTCATAGCGGGCCTCATGCCTTACGGCTGCTTCCTGAATCATCTTCATGCTACCGATTTCGCCCGGCCGCACTGTTTGATAGTCGTCGAGGAAGAACACCGTTACCTTGGCAGCATCAATCAGTTCGTCGATCTGTGGCCGATCGGAATGCTTTGCCTTTGGCGTAAACCGGGTATTGCTGCTTTCGCGAATTCGATGCGCTTCATCTGCGAGAATGACATCGACGCTGTTGCTTTCTGCCTGCCCGAAATTATTGAAATAGCGGACCTGTGCTTTGCTCTTCGCCCCAAGAATGCGCCATAGATTGCCGGTAAAAGCCTTGCTTCCCGTCGCATGCTGGACGTTCACGCCCATTTTGGAGAGCGCGCCAAGGAGGTTAAGGGCGATAACCGACTTCCCCGTTCCAGGGCCTCCATGCACCGCAACGACCGCCTTCTCGCGCTTGTCCTTTTGAGCTCGTCTCACCATTGCCAGCACCGCGTTGTACGCGATGACTTGGTCATCAATGAGCTTATAGCGCGGTTCGCCCTTAACCATTGCGGCGGTGTTTTCTAAAAGCTTATGCGACGGAGCATGCTTCCCGGAGAGCGCTCGCTCCATCACGGGGATCCCATTTCCCCCTCCAACAGTGTCATCGAAGAATTGCTTCAGCACGTCGGCGTCGTTGTTGAGGAACAATGGCACTTCGGTAAGCAGCTTAGTAAACTCCGTGCTCTTCAGAACGCCGGCGGCGCCCGGATGCATGTTATGCAGCCACGCGCACGGTGAAATCGCAATCCCTGCGGTATCGGAGTGGAAGGCCGAATTCGAGTCCCGCAGATACTCCGCATAGCCACGGGCCTGAACGCATGGATGGAGCAGCCGGCGCACGCCGCCACCGACAAACGCCTCAACACATTCATCGATCTCGCTTGGCGCTACCTCGCTCCATTGTTTTAGCTCCAAAAGTACAGCCGCATCTTCGCCTTTGGGAGAACTCCCAAACACAAAGGCGTCAAGGCGGGCCGAGCTAAGCGGCAATTGCATCTCGAGGACGACGCCATGATCCTTGATGCCCGAATAGCGCAACTGGTACGCCAGCGCGCTTAGTGAATTCCGCCAAGCATTAAACTCCGAGGCGGACGCGCGAAACCGATAGTAGTCATAGAACACGTCGCCGAGGCGCTCGGCAATTTTTCTTTGGACGCCTTCCTCGATAAACTCTTCACTCGGACCAGCGAACAACTGCATACCAGGGCCGTTCGGGCTGGGCAGATCGCTTCCCGCG
This window harbors:
- a CDS encoding DNA/RNA helicase domain-containing protein, which translates into the protein MQLFAGPSEEFIEEGVQRKIAERLGDVFYDYYRFRASASEFNAWRNSLSALAYQLRYSGIKDHGVVLEMQLPLSSARLDAFVFGSSPKGEDAAVLLELKQWSEVAPSEIDECVEAFVGGGVRRLLHPCVQARGYAEYLRDSNSAFHSDTAGIAISPCAWLHNMHPGAAGVLKSTEFTKLLTEVPLFLNNDADVLKQFFDDTVGGGNGIPVMERALSGKHAPSHKLLENTAAMVKGEPRYKLIDDQVIAYNAVLAMVRRAQKDKREKAVVAVHGGPGTGKSVIALNLLGALSKMGVNVQHATGSKAFTGNLWRILGAKSKAQVRYFNNFGQAESNSVDVILADEAHRIRESSNTRFTPKAKHSDRPQIDELIDAAKVTVFFLDDYQTVRPGEIGSMKMIQEAAVRHEARYESVDLRTQFRCGGSAQYIDWVDQLLEIRKTGETQLEAGQYDFSIVDTPFELEADLAKREAEGSSARMMAGFCWPWSDPTDEGNLVSDVQIGEFRRPWNARPEATRLAKGIPSATFWATDPNGFAQIGCIYTAQGFEFDYAGVIWANDLVIRDGKWVGQPSVSHDGPVKRGGARFVDIVKNSYRVLLTRGMKGCSVYIIDDETRAFVASRLTSSDSV